One Candidatus Nitronauta litoralis genomic window, ATTTAAAATCATTTTTGGCAGAATAATTTTTCATGATTGATTCCTTATTGGTTGAACACAAATGGTTTCATTTTTAGAAACCGATGTCGCCTGAAATACCAACACCCCCAAAACGGTTTCCAGTAATTGGAATGGTCACCTCATCCCCGGTTGGTTGCCGGATTAATCTACTGATGATTGAGGTGCCCATGAAAATAAATTTGGCCCTGTCCGGTTGGCAAACCGAAAACAACACACACAGCTATTTTTATAACCGTGAAAATTGGGACAGGTGGCCATTAGTCTGGAAAAAACCGGTATCCCAAACTCCATGTGTGGCGGTGGAAGTTACATAGGAATTACCGGGAGAAATTAAATTTCCCCGACAAAAAACCTCAATTTAGATCCAGTTTTTTCTAGATTTGGAAGGAGATTGTATCTGGAGGGCGTTCCGCCGGAGGGGAGAAAAGGGAATCCCAGCGGAAAGTGGGGAGTGAAATCAACTGGCTTTTGAAAGCCGCTATATGTGGCTGTATTTTTGAATATTGAGCCCAGCGGGAATTGTTCTTTTCCGGGAGAGGGTCATGTGAGTCGCCTCCGCATTCTATCGAAATTTTAATTCCAGAAACGTTAACCTTGTGTATCAAGTGCGGACAAAGCCCTCCGGCATGCTGATGTTTTAAGGGACAGTTGTGCTTCAGATGATCCGCTTCAACTTGAAACGGGTTGTGAACATGCCGGTGGTGCTGGGCGGCCAGGCTGTTACCTGCAAACTGGATCAACAAAAGGGCGTTGATAAAAATAGTAAAAAATATTGTTCTCTGAAAACGATTCATTCGCGGAGAAAATCCATTTTAACCAAAAGAATGAAAAAGACGATTAGATATCAGAAGAACGAAAGTTATCACAAATTAATTGAGCCGGCAAATTTTTCAAGAAATGCTAATGAATAATGAAAGTTGCGAACACTATGCTAATAAAAAAAGAGTATTAGCTGGATATAATGTTGGCAGGCTCTAGCTTTGTAGTGCCAGTGGGGATATTGGGATTGGATATTTCCTACGCCTTACCTGGCTGGGAGAAGAAAAGCTTTCATAATGAAAAACGGGACTTAGTTCTCAGCTATCCAGTTTGCGGAAAGTGAGGCTGGGTTTGTTGCGGAGCACATCAAGGCTGGACAGCACTCCGGTGATGGTGGTTAGAATAATAGAAATAATAAGTGCCAGGCTGATGGGGCCTGGTCGAAAATGCCAGGGAGATTTCACAGCGTATTCCATCACGGCCCATGACAATCCAACCGAAAGGATGACGCCTACTACGGCAGCGACTATTCCCAGGGTCGCGTATTCATAAGCGAGAATTCTTGCCACTATATTTTGTTTGGCGCCAAGGGTTTTTAGGATGGCGGCTTCTTTTAAACGTCGAAACTTTGTGGAAGCTATGGCGCCAGACAAAATGATCAGGCCTGACAGGATTGCAAAAGTCGACATGAAGTCAACCAGGGTGAGCAGTTTGCCAACAACTGTTTCGACGGTTTCAATAATGTCACGGGTGCCTAGAGCGGTTATATTGGGCAAGGCTTTTACCACCGCTGTTTGCACTTCAAGTTCTTTCGCCTTATCAACCGTGACTGACGCAACGAATGTCAGTGGCGCGCCTTCCAGTGCCCCGGGTGAAAATATCATGTAAAAATTGGTGCGCATGTTGCGCCAGTTGACTTTCCTGATGCTGGTAACCGGAGCCTCGATAGGTATCCCCTGAATTTCCATAATCAGCGTGGAACCGATTTCGGCACCCAACCGACGGGCGGCGTCTTCTTCCAGGGAAACCTGGGGTATCGAGGCTTCCTCGGGTTTCCACCATTTACCATCGACTACCTCATTGCCCGGTGGTGGAACCCCTTTGGAATAGGTCAACACGAATTCACGGTTAATGAACCATTCTTCACGTGCACGGTCCGTGTATTCCCATTCTGCAATTTTCTTGTCATCAATCTGTGATATGCGAGCCCGCACCAGCGGGGTGATATCCACCTTCGCCTCGGGTGCAGTCGAAGCCATTACGGTTTTAAATGTCTCCTCCTGATCTTTCTGGATATCGATAAAAAAGTAGTTAGGCGGTGCCCCCTTGGTGTTTTCTTTTAGCATGGAAACAAGATCCATCTGCACAAGGCGGATAGTCAATACCAGCATGATTCCCATGCCCAGAGCGGTGATGATGGACCGCGCCTGATTGTTGGGGCGGAATAAATTAGCCAGGCCATATCGCCTTGTCATCAAAGGCGAAGGCGGCAGGCGTTTGATGAGTTTTAATACAAGGGTGGAAATTGTGAACAGAAGCAATGCAGCGACACAGAGTGCAACAAGAAACACCAGGCCTCGTTTCACAGATTCCGCCTGCCAGAAAATACTGCCTGCCAGCCCTGCGGCAAAAATAATGCTGACCACCCACCGTTGCCGACGTGACCCTTTCCCAAGCTCTTCTTCTTCCGCGATATGCCGAAACAGACGCAAAGGTTTGGTGCGCACGGCCCGAACGAGAGGCCATAATGCAAACAACAGCGTTGTTCCCATACCAAGTAGAAGTGCCTGCGCTGCCGGACGCCAATCGAATTCAGGTGTCAGGGTTATTCGCAGTAAACCTTCTATTTTAGGAGGTAGCAGATATTGAAGACCATAACCTGCGGCGATCCCCAGCAGGCTTCCTGCAAGTCCAAGAAACAAGGCCTGGAACAGGTAAATCCTGAAAATCGTTTTGGGCCGTGCTCCAATGCAGGTCAGAATGGCGATAGTGTCCAGCTTTTGTGACATAAAAGTGCGAACGATCATGGCAACCCCAATTCCCCCCATTAAAAGTGCTATGACACCGAGGGTGCCGAGATAATTGCTGATGCGCTTTATGGATTGAGTGAGCGACGATTGCATGTCCTCAAAGGTCCGCAACGTTGCTGCCTTGTCCGTCAGTCCGCCTTGCAGGGTGAAGAGGGCGCGGTCAAGATTCTCTCCCTGGGGCAATCCGATCAGTGTACGGTGTTTCACCCGGCTGCCGGGAGCAATCAGTTGGGCTTCCTTCAATGTTTCAAGCGATACCATGACACGCGGCCCGATACTGAAGGCACGTGATATTCGATCCGGTTCTGCTTCCAGTATTCCAGATACCCGGGCACGAATTTTACCCAAGCCAAAGGTATCCCCTATCTTCAACCCGGTTTTTATGAGGAAATTAGTCTCTACCAGGGCGCCGTTGTCTTTAAAATGTTCGGGCAGACCGAGCGTTGGTTGAGTTTTGATTTCACCATACAGGGGGTAGAGCGGGGGAACGGATGGAACGGCTTTCAGCTCAACCAGTAGAGATGATCCTTTTCCTTCCCTGACCTGGCCTGAAAGCTGCACCATTGCGTGCAGTTCTTTTACAAAAACAAAACGGGTTTCAGGGGGTAGCGCTTGTTGCTGGTAGGCGAGGTCCTCTTTTTTCTGAGCCCAGGAACTTTTAATTTCGATGTCGGCGGCCAACAAGCCTTTCGATTCCCGTTTGATCGATGTCTCCAGCAGAGCCGAAAAACTTTTGATCATCATCACCGCACCGACGCCGATGGCGAGGCACAGAACGAAAAACAGGAACCGTTTGCCTGCACCCCGACTTTCCGAATTTACCAGCCTAATTTGTTGGCCAAGTGAAAGTTGGCTTGTGGTCATGGACTGGGCCGTGAAGGCTGGTCGGCGATGATTTTTCCATCGGCCATCGTGAGGATCCGTTGCGAGCGCTGGGCTACCGGGGGTTCATGGGTTACCAGAAGGATGGTTGCCTGCTTGACCCGGTGCAGTTCACCGATTAAATCCAGGATACGGTCGGAGTTGGTTGAATCAAGATTCCCGGTGGGTTCGTCAGCAAGAACATATTCAGGTTCGTTGACGAATGCCCGTGCCAGGGACAGGCGTTGTTGCTCGCCGCCTGAAAGCTGGGACGGGTAATGATGCAACCGCTCCCCCAGTCCCACAATCCCGAGGAGGTCGTTGGATTTTTTGTGCGCCCCTTCTGTGTGGTTGAGTTCTGCCGATAAAATGACATTTTCAAGTGCGGTGAGTGTCGGGATCAAATGGAAATTCTGGAAAACAAAACCAAAGCGTTTTCCCCGCAGTTCCGCGAGTGCATCTTCATCAAGTTTCGTGATATCCTGACCGTCAATAACAATTCGTCCACTGGTGGGTGCGTCGAGTCCGGCAATAAGACTGAGCAGTGTGGTTTTGCCGCTTCCCGAGGCTCCGGTTATGGCAACAAATTCACCCCGCGGGACGGTGAGGTTGATTCCATTGAGGATATCGACCCGGTGCCCGCCACCATGCAGGGATTTATTGAGTTGTTCGATTTCAATCATTTTCTTCTTTCCGGCTTAACTTACTGTGCAAAGCTTCCTGGGATTTCCCCATGCAGATCGTAAAAAGGTATCCCTTTATTGTTACAAAGTCTGGATGCCGACTCCAGCGGTTTTTTTATTTGCCTGGTTGTTTTTTTTCGTTGCCCCGGCAATGGGGGCACCGGTGATTCTTGCTTTTGGTGACAGCCTCACTGCCGGGTTTGGTGTGAACCAGCAGGAGAGCTATCCGGCGCGGTTACAGTCCTTGCTAAAGGAGGAAGGATACTCGTACAAGGTGGTCAATGCCGGTGTCAGTGGAGACACAACTGCAGGTGGGCTTCGCCGCATTGACTGGCTTCTGAAGCACAAACCTTCCATTGTTATTCTGGAACTTGGTGCGAACGATGGACTACGTGGTTTGCCACTTGAGGAGATGGAGAGCAATCTGGAAACCATTATCCTGACGTGTCAAAAACAGGGGGCCAGGGTTTTGCTGGCGGGTATGAAAATTCCACCAAACTATGGTGAAGATTACACGAAAGGGTTTGAAACAGTATTTTCAAAGCTTGCGGAAAAACACGGAACCGGGTTTATACCCTTTTTTCTGGAAAACGTGGCTGCGGTGCAAGAGTTGACCCGGCCAGACGGAATCCACCCCGTGGGCGAGGGATATGCGGTTGTGGTCCAGACTGTTTGGGAATATTTGAAGCCGATGTTAGAGCGACAGGAAGCTTCCCGTTAGGTATTTTTTCTCAATTCATCAAGATAAGACATAAATGTGTCATAAACCTTTCCAGTTTGCAAAAGAGCCCGCGCTTCATTTAAGGCATGTAATGGTTCTTTTACCTGATCCAGCAACCAGAGTAATGTGGCTGCCTGGCAGGCGATTAATTCGAGAGCTGGATGCGATTCACCTTTCAGTGCCCGTTCACCGGCCTCTGCGATGGTCCCCCGTTCTGCTGAAGTTTCTTTCATTGCAGAATGTGCCTCGAGTATACGTTCGCCAGCAATTTTTCCAAACAATTTGACACAGTCAAATACTTTTTCTTCCTGTGGTCTGTTTTTTATATACAGGAAGACTTTTGCCTTTTTGTGCACA contains:
- a CDS encoding ABC transporter ATP-binding protein; translation: MIEIEQLNKSLHGGGHRVDILNGINLTVPRGEFVAITGASGSGKTTLLSLIAGLDAPTSGRIVIDGQDITKLDEDALAELRGKRFGFVFQNFHLIPTLTALENVILSAELNHTEGAHKKSNDLLGIVGLGERLHHYPSQLSGGEQQRLSLARAFVNEPEYVLADEPTGNLDSTNSDRILDLIGELHRVKQATILLVTHEPPVAQRSQRILTMADGKIIADQPSRPSP
- a CDS encoding arylesterase: MPTPAVFLFAWLFFFVAPAMGAPVILAFGDSLTAGFGVNQQESYPARLQSLLKEEGYSYKVVNAGVSGDTTAGGLRRIDWLLKHKPSIVILELGANDGLRGLPLEEMESNLETIILTCQKQGARVLLAGMKIPPNYGEDYTKGFETVFSKLAEKHGTGFIPFFLENVAAVQELTRPDGIHPVGEGYAVVVQTVWEYLKPMLERQEASR
- a CDS encoding FtsX-like permease family protein, translating into MTTSQLSLGQQIRLVNSESRGAGKRFLFFVLCLAIGVGAVMMIKSFSALLETSIKRESKGLLAADIEIKSSWAQKKEDLAYQQQALPPETRFVFVKELHAMVQLSGQVREGKGSSLLVELKAVPSVPPLYPLYGEIKTQPTLGLPEHFKDNGALVETNFLIKTGLKIGDTFGLGKIRARVSGILEAEPDRISRAFSIGPRVMVSLETLKEAQLIAPGSRVKHRTLIGLPQGENLDRALFTLQGGLTDKAATLRTFEDMQSSLTQSIKRISNYLGTLGVIALLMGGIGVAMIVRTFMSQKLDTIAILTCIGARPKTIFRIYLFQALFLGLAGSLLGIAAGYGLQYLLPPKIEGLLRITLTPEFDWRPAAQALLLGMGTTLLFALWPLVRAVRTKPLRLFRHIAEEEELGKGSRRQRWVVSIIFAAGLAGSIFWQAESVKRGLVFLVALCVAALLLFTISTLVLKLIKRLPPSPLMTRRYGLANLFRPNNQARSIITALGMGIMLVLTIRLVQMDLVSMLKENTKGAPPNYFFIDIQKDQEETFKTVMASTAPEAKVDITPLVRARISQIDDKKIAEWEYTDRAREEWFINREFVLTYSKGVPPPGNEVVDGKWWKPEEASIPQVSLEEDAARRLGAEIGSTLIMEIQGIPIEAPVTSIRKVNWRNMRTNFYMIFSPGALEGAPLTFVASVTVDKAKELEVQTAVVKALPNITALGTRDIIETVETVVGKLLTLVDFMSTFAILSGLIILSGAIASTKFRRLKEAAILKTLGAKQNIVARILAYEYATLGIVAAVVGVILSVGLSWAVMEYAVKSPWHFRPGPISLALIISIILTTITGVLSSLDVLRNKPSLTFRKLDS